The following proteins are encoded in a genomic region of Glycine soja cultivar W05 chromosome 17, ASM419377v2, whole genome shotgun sequence:
- the LOC114391888 gene encoding putative glucuronosyltransferase PGSIP7 produces the protein MAWANKRGDSKNAGFMRTLVVVLLVLLSGFWCVSGVKEGKRNAYATMMYVGTPRDYEFYIAIRVLLKSLATLDAQADLVVIASLDVPPRWIRALEKEDGAKVVRVENLDNPYKHQDNFDKRFKLSLNKLYAWSLVDYDRVVMLDADNLFLQNTDELFQCGQFCAVFINPCVFHTGLFVLKPSMAVFKDMVHELRNGRENPDGADQGFIASYFPELLDKPMFHPPPNATKLDGTYRLPLGYQMDASYYYLKLRWSIPCGPNSVITFPGAPWLKPWYWWSWPVLPLGLQWHEKRRQTLGYGAEMAVILIQSAIYLGIIAMKRFARPSLSKLCYRRSDKSINLVQNILKFVALWSILAAYTTPFFIIPPTVHPLLGWPLYLLGVFALCSITVNAFLLPMLPVLMPWLGIAGALIVMAFPWYSDGVVRALCVFGYAFCAAPFVWASMTRIMAGLHQSLEREAFLPRLGESSPPSWFNKLY, from the exons ATGGCGTGGGCGAATAAGCGAGGTGACTCAAAAAATGCAGGGTTTATGAGAACGTTGGTGGTGGTGTTGTTGGTGTTGCTATCGGGGTTTTGGTGTGTTTCCGGTgtgaaagaaggaaaaagaaatgctTACGCGACGATGATGTACGTAGGTACGCCGAGGGACTACGAATTCTACATAGCCATACGCGTGCTTCTCAAATCGCTGGCTACGCTCGACGCTCAAGCCGATCTTGTTGTCATTGCTTCCCTTGATGTTCCTCCTCGATGGATTCGAGCTCT TGAAAAGGAAGATGGTGCGAAAGTAGTAAGAGTGGAAAATCTGGACAATCCTTACAAGCATCAAGATAATTTTGACAAGAGATTCAAGTTATCGTTGAACAAACTCTACGCGTGGAGCTTAGTGGACTATGACAGGGTGGTGATGTTGGACGCTGATAACCTCTTCCTCCAAAACACGGACGAGTTGTTTCAATGTGGACAATTCTGTGCGGTCTTTATCAATCCTTGTGTCTTTCACACAGGACTCTTCGTCTTGAAG CCATCAATGGCCGTGTTCAAGGACATGGTTCATGAATTACGGAATGGGAGAGAAAATCCTGATGGTGCAGACCAGGGTTTCATAGCTAGCTATTTCCCAGAGTTGCTTGATAAGCCAATGTTTCACCCACCACCTAATGCCACCAAGCTTGATGGAACATATAGGCTTCCTTTAGGTTATCAGATGGATGCATCTTACTATT ATCTTAAACTTCGCTGGAGCATACCCTGTGGACCAAATAGTGTGATCACATTCCCAGGGGCACCATGGTTGAAGCCATGGTATTGGTGGTCCTGGCCTGTTCTGCCATTAGGCCTCCAGTGGCACGAAAAACGTCGCCAAACTTTGGG GTATGGTGCGGAGATGGCTGTGATACTCATTCAATCAGCAATATACTTGGGAATAATAGCAATGAAACGTTTTGCAAGGCCAAGTCTCTCAAAGCTATGCTATAGGCGTTCCGACAAGAGCATCAACTTGGTGCAGAACATCCTCAAATTTGTGGCACTGTGGAGCATTCTTGCGGCTTACACAACACCCTTCTTCATCATTCCTCCCACGGTTCACCCTTTGTTGGGATGGCCTCTCTACTTGCTTGGTGTCTTTGCATTGTGCTCAATTACGGTCAATGCCTTTCTGCTGCCAATGTTGCCGGTTCTGATGCCATGGCTCGGGATCGCCGGTGCCTTGATTGTCATGGCTTTTCCTTGGTATTCAGATGGGGTGGTGAGAGCATTGTGTGTTTTTGGTTATGCATTCTGTGCTGCACCGTTTGTGTGGGCTTCTATGACTAGGATAATGGCAGGGCTTCATCAGTCTCTAGAAAGGGAAGCTTTTTTGCCAAGATTAGGAGAATCCTCACCACCTTCTTGGTTTAACAAGTTGTACTGA
- the LOC114392949 gene encoding probable pectinesterase 68: MAPLFISMQMLLLVFTCILLHVTCTTYHDSTPKTVPSTNSSKWVGPIGHRVITVDVNGGAHFRSVKAAVNAVPENNRMNVLIQISAGYYIEKVVVPVTKPYITFQGAGRDVTVIEWHDRASDPGPNGQQLRTYRTASVTVFANYFSARNISFKNTAPAPMPGMEGWQAAAFRISGDKAYFSGCGFYGAQDTLCDDAGRHYFKECYIEGSIDFIFGNGRSMYKDCRLHSIATRFGSIAAQDRQFPYEKTGFSFVRCKVTGTGPIYVGRAMGQYSRIVYAYTYFDGIVAHGGWDDIDWNTSNNNKTVFFGVYKCWGPGAAAIRGVPLAQELDFESAHPFLVKSFVNGRHWIAPSDA, translated from the exons ATGGCTCCTCTCTTCATCTCAATGCAAATGCTTCTTCTGGTTTTCACTTGCATATTATTGCATGTCACATGCACAACTTACCACGACAGCACCCCCAAAACAGTGCCTTCTACAAACTCCTCTAAGTGGGTGGGGCCCATCGGACACCGAGTAATCACCGTTGACGTTAACGGCGGAGCCCATTTCCGCTCAGTCAAAGCCGCCGTCAATGCTGTCCCGGAGAACAACAGAATGAACGTCCTTATTCAAATAAGCGCCGGATATTACAT AGAGAAGGTGGTAGTGCCCGTGACGAAGCCGTACATTACGTTTCAAGGTGCGGGAAGGGATGTGACGGTGATAGAATGGCATGATAGGGCTAGTGACCCTGGTCCCAACGGCCAACAACTGCGTACTTACAGAACTGCTTCTGTTACTGTTTTTGCCAATTATTTCTCTGCCAGGAATATCAGCTTCAAG AACACAGCACCGGCACCCATGCCGGGAATGGAGGGGTGGCAAGCGGCGGCGTTTCGCATATCCGGAGACAAAGCCTATTTCTCCGGCTGTGGATTCTACGGTGCACAAGACACTCTTTGCGACGACGCTGGCCGCCATTATTTCAAAGAATGTTACATCGAGGGCTCCATAGATTTCATCTTTGGCAATGGCAGGTCCATGTACAAG GATTGCAGGCTACACTCAATTGCGACGAGGTTTGGGTCAATAGCAGCCCAAGACAGGCAATTCCCATACGAGAAGACGGGCTTCTCATTCGTACGGTGCAAGGTGACAGGAACAGGCCCAATTTACGTGGGCCGTGCAATGGGCCAGTACTCCAGGATTGTCTATGCCTACACTTACTTTGACGGCATAGTTGCACATGGTGGTTGGGATGATATTGATTGGAACACTTCCAACAATAACAA GACTGTGTTCTTTGGAGTGTACAAATGCTGGGGACCAGGAGCAGCGGCTATACGTGGAGTCCCATTGGCCCAAGAGCTAGATTTCGAATCTGCACATCCATTCCTTGTCAAGAGTTTTGTCAATGGAAGACACTGGATTGCACCCTCTGATGCTTAG